One segment of Coffea arabica cultivar ET-39 chromosome 7c, Coffea Arabica ET-39 HiFi, whole genome shotgun sequence DNA contains the following:
- the LOC113698930 gene encoding DNA repair protein UVH3 isoform X3, with the protein MAQETSGQSLLFTDDYNQEALDEMLAASLAAEEDEGFAAAESSSGVGIQTEEEEGADEDEEMILPTMHGKIDPAILAALPPSMQLDLLVQMRERLMAENRQKYQRVKKAPSRFSELQIQAYLKTVAFRREIDEVQKSAAGRGVGGVQTSRIASEANREFIFSTNFSGNKQVLTSTGEGSKKSEQSQTAPVNPSTSAVNDVASKTKHTAVAGSTVDEPQRNFENDVETYLDERGRVRVSRVRAMGIRMTRDLQRNLDLMKEIDGESVCMTKSAIEESTNCSSVVDIPDNFSKRIPNLATCYQDSNGMTCVDENNEESILNAGTSMEISFDDNGQHELGGEDDDLFAHLVAGDPVMEFSINDSLSKKQSLDSTSEPEWEDGDIEVEAGTSNNKLKCKPLLPDGMRDENDLGCEDGSLGIQEEASFSGEYLDIVSKGALEEEADLKEAIRRSLQDLDDQRLVDTPDEDEKCGATAAVVSLSRNSGFIHKEVDGKMSQPPSTFNNQQHESPCHVQENTRSPASNIVETNSSLDGHLTAYLEVNYGTKDLLPEKACGSYPFVDPLMQDVSGNNTSHQEVCGTPVQEKDVSPFEAQLASGTGDGIVADGLHNGSEAEAVVDGHLNRTTEIKGASLKDLMIDTAQQCREGEVHECGEEHLGKDGSSYGRKEEARLEEEVLLLGEEQRELGDKQKKLERNAESVSSEMFAECQELLQMFGLPFIIAPMEAEAQCAFMELVNLVDGVVTDDSDAFLFGARNVCKNIFDDRKYVETYFMKDIENELGLNREKLIHMALLLGSDYTEGVSGIGIVNAIEVVNAFPEEDGLHRFREWIESPDPSILGKFDLQAGSSSKQIQSQVGETDMNCSDAKLSGVAARDADVSGSVDDTQKLKQIFMNKHRNVSKNWHIPSSFPSDAVISAYSSPQVDKSTEPFSWGKPDHFVLRKLCWEKFGWSTQKADELLLPVLKEYNKRETQLRLEAFYTFNERFANIRSKRIKKAVRGITGKKSLDLMDESVQDGLRSKKKRRNNQDVAAGDKLEEASSGQEYADVGNEAKTTEKVNETELRNIGSLGRPLHPGGGSRNRLPSEENFQGRSRGVTVRKRGKARGRGGASDHPINKGGIKSHSSEYSSSSPDDEIYSDSAQDVQVNFGEQNQVRRSRRPRKEVNYSEFNLKSDDPDSGDESSREGSGARKVSSADMLEDLTAAVPSKINESENLDQELSWEFLEKGDGYGVGKAKEDMGTDQLNSSPSNDIVSDTELSKEYLSVGGGFCLDEDTTDGDLQGSSKCPGKVTTFESDPSKCSGLGEDEISKSPTRAVNPVQAGRLGNLDTSYTTTTKNPDESANRDRSEVASIQEIISDDDYDKDSSRYFRAMPNLRRKRRKT; encoded by the exons ATGGCGCAGGAGACATCAGGACAAAGCTTATTGTTTACAGATGATTACAATCAGGAAGCATTGGATGAAAT GTTGGCAGCATCACTTGCAGCGGAGGAAGATGAAGGTTTCGCTGCTGCTGAGTCATCATCTGGTGTGGGGATTCaaactgaagaagaagaaggtgcTGATGAGGATGAAGAGATGATCCTC CCAACCATGCATGGAAAAATTGATCCTGCTATCTTAGCTGCCTTACCTCCATCCATGCAACTTGATCTTCTCGTTCAG ATGAGAGAGAGATTGATGGCTGAGAATAGACAAAAGTATCAAAGGGTTAAGAAG GCCCCTTCTAGATTTTCGGAATTACAGATACAAGCTTATCTTAAAACAGTTGCTTTCCGGCGTGAGATAGATGAAGTGCAGAAATCTGCTGCAGGAAGGGGAGTAGGTGGGGTACAGACTTCAAGAATTGCTTCTGAAgcaaatcgagaatttattttCTCAACAAATTTCAGTGGGAACAAACA GGTCCTTACATCTACTGGAGAAGGGAGCAAGAAAAGTGAACAAAGTCAAACAGCACCAGTGAACCCTTCCACAAGTGCTGTCAATGATGTTGCATCAAAAACAAAACACACTGCTGTGGCTGGATCTACTGTTGATGAACCTCAAAGGAATTTTGAGAATGATGTCGAGACATATCTGGATGAGAGGGGTCGGGTTCGAGTGAGTAGAGTTAGAGCTATGGGTATTCGTATGACTCGAGATTTGCAAAGAAATTTGGATTTGATGAAAGAGATTGATGGAGAGAGTGTGTGCATGACTAAAAGTGCAATAGAAGAATCTACCAATTGTAGCAGTGTAGTTGATATACCAGACAATTTTTCTAAGCGGATCCCAAATTTAGCAACCTGTTATCAGGATTCAAATGGAATGACTTGTGTTGATGAGAACAATGAAGAAAGCATATTGAATGCTGGAACTTCCATGGAGATATCTTTTGACGATAATGGTCAGCATGAACTGGGTGGTGAGGATGATGATCTATTTGCTCATTTAGTTGCAGGAGATCCAGTAATGGAATTTTCTATTAATGATTCTCTCTCAAAGAAACAATCTTTGGATTCTACTTCAGAACCTGAGTGGGAGGATGGAGATATTGAAGTTGAAGCTGGTACTTCAAACAATAAACTGAAATGTAAGCCACTCCTGCCAGATGGTATGCGTGATGAGAATGATTTGGGATGTGAGGATGGTTCTCTTGGTATCCAAGAAGAGGCCTCCTTTTCTGGTGAATACTTGGACATTGTTTCTAAAGGTGCTTTGGAAGAAGAAGCTGATCTAAAGGAAGCAATAAGGAGGAGTCTTCAGGACCTGGATGATCAAAGGCTTGTTGATACACCTGATGAGGATGAAAAGTGTGGAGCAACGGCAGCAGTGGTTAGTTTGAGCAGGAATTCTGGGTTTATTCATAAAGAAGTGGATGGAAAAATGTCACAACCTCCCTCCACATTTAATAATCAACAGCATGAGTCCCCTTGTCATGTTCAAGAGAACACCAGAAGTCCTGCTAGTAACATTGTGGAGACCAATAGTTCTTTGGACGGCCACTTGACTGCATATTTAGAAGTTAATTATGGTACGAAGGATCTTTTGCCTGAAAAAGCATGTGGAAGCTACCCATTCGTAGACCCACTAATGCAAGATGTGAGTGGAAATAATACTTCGCACCAAGAAGTATGTGGCACCCCTGTACAAGAAAAGGATGTTTCGCCATTTGAAGCGCAGCTTGCTTCTGGCACTGGGGATGGAATTGTTGCAG ATGGTTTACATAATGGGTCTGAGGCTGAGGCAGTAGTAGATGGCCATTTGAATAGGACAACTGAAATAAAAGGAGCCTCTTTGAAAGATTTAATGATTGACACTGCTCAACAATGCAGAGAGGGAGAAGTTCATGAATGTGGAGAAGAACATTTGGGTAAAGATGGTTCATCATATGGCAGAAAGGAAGAAGCTAGATTGGAGGAGGAAGTGCTACTTTTAGGTGAGGAGCAGAGAGAACTTGGAGATAAGCAGAAAAAGCTTGAGCGAAATGCTGAATCAGTAAGCAGTGAAATGTTTGCTGAATGCCAG GAGTTACTTCAAATGTTTGGCTTACCTTTTATTATTGCACCCATGGAAGCTGAAGCTCAATGTGCATTCATGGAACTTGTAAACCTTGTTGATGGTGTAGTTACTGATGATTCCGATGCATTCTTGTTTGGCGCACGAAATGTCTGCAAGAACATTTTTGATGATCGCAAGTATGTTGAGACATATTTTATGAAG GACATAGAGAATGAGCTTGGCTTAAATCGGGAAAAGTTAATTCATATGGCACTGCTGCTTGGAAGTGACTACACTGAAGGTGTAAG TGGAATTGGCATTGTAAATGCTATCGAGGTTGTAAATGCTTTCCCTGAAGAGGATGGCCTCCATAGATTTCGTGAGTGGATTGAATCACCAGATCCATCCATTTTGGGAAAGTTTGATTTGCAAGCAGGGAGTAGCTCAAAGCAGATACAATCACAAGTTGGTGAGACTGATATGAATTGCTCAGATGCCAAGTTAAGTGGAGTTGCTGCACGTGATGCAGATGTTTCTGGGTCTGTTGATGACACCCAAAAGTTGAAGCAGATTTTTATGAATAAGCAT AGAAATGTGAGCAAAAACTGGCACATTCCTTCTTCTTTCCCGAGTGATGCTGTTATTTCAGCATATTCATCTCCACAAGTAGATAAGTCAACCGAGCCTTTCTCGTGGGGGAAGCCAGATCATTTTGTTCTCCGCAA ATTGTGTTGGGAGAAATTTGGATGGAGCACCCAAAAGGCAGATGAACTATTGCTTCCTGTATTGAAGGAGTACAATAAACGTGAG ACTCAACTGCGGTTGGAAGCATTTTACACATTCAATGAAAGATTTGCAAATATTCGGAGTAAGAGGATCAAAAAAGCTGTCAGAGGTATAACAGGGAAGAAATCCTTGGACTTGATGGATGAGTCTGTGCAAGATGGCCTGAgaagtaaaaagaaaagaagaaacaaccAAGATGTTGCGGCTGGGGACAAACTAGAAGAAGCTTCCAGTGGACAAGAATATGCAGATGTTGGGAATGAGGCCAAGACTACagaaaaagtaaatgaaacgGAGTTGAGAAATATAGGATCCCTGGGACGACCTTTACACCCTGGTGGTGGGAGTAGGAACAGATTACCCAGTGAGGAAAACTTTCAAGGTCGAAGTAGAGGAGTTACTGTTAGGAAAAGAGGTAAAGCTAGAGGTAGAGGTGGAGCAAGTGATCATCCTATTAACAAAGGAGGAATTAAATCTCATTCTTCAGAATATTCTTCATCTAGCCCTGATGATGAAATCTATAGCGACAGTGCGCAAGATGTCCAAGTTAATTTTGGAGAGCAAAACCAAGTACGAAGA TCGAGAAGGCCTCGGAAGGAAGTGAACTACTCTGAGTTTAACTTGAAATCTGATGATCCCGATTCGGGTGATGAAAGCTCCAGGGAGGGTAGTGGAGCAAGGAAAGTGTCGTCTGCAGACATGCTCGAGGATCTTACAGCAGCTGTTCCAAGCAAAATTAACGAGAGTGAAAATCTTGATCAAGAACTGTCCTGGGAATTTCTCGAAAAGGGTGATGGATATGGTGTTGGCAAAGCTAAAGAAGATATGGGGACAGATCAACTAAACTCCAGTCCTTCCAATGATATCGTTTCCGATACCGAGTTATCCAAAGAATACCTGTCAGTGGGAGGTGGATTTTGCTTGGACGAAGATACTACTGATGGGGACTTGCAGGGGTCATCTAAGTGCCCGGGGAAAGTGACGACATTTGAATCTGATCCATCCAAGTGCTCGGGATTGGGGGAAGATGAGATCAGTAAGAGCCCCACCAGAGCAGTGAACCCTGTTCAGGCGGGGAGACTGGGGAACCTGGATACTTCGTATACCACCACCACCAAGAATCCAGATGAGAGTGCAAATAGGGATAGGTCGGAGGTAGCAAGCATTCAGGAAATTATCAGCGACGATGATTATGATAAGGATTCTTCAAGATATTTCCGTGCAATGCCAAATTTaaggagaaaaagaaggaaaacttgA
- the LOC113698930 gene encoding DNA repair protein UVH3 isoform X4: MHGKIDPAILAALPPSMQLDLLVQMRERLMAENRQKYQRVKKAPSRFSELQIQAYLKTVAFRREIDEVQKSAAGRGVGGVQTSRIASEANREFIFSTNFSGNKQVLTSTGEGSKKSEQSQTAPVNPSTSAVNDVASKTKHTAVAGSTVDEPQRNFENDVETYLDERGRVRVSRVRAMGIRMTRDLQRNLDLMKEIDGESVCMTKSAIEESTNCSSVVDIPDNFSKRIPNLATCYQDSNGMTCVDENNEESILNAGTSMEISFDDNGQHELGGEDDDLFAHLVAGDPVMEFSINDSLSKKQSLDSTSEPEWEDGDIEVEAGTSNNKLKCKPLLPDGMRDENDLGCEDGSLGIQEEASFSGEYLDIVSKGALEEEADLKEAIRRSLQDLDDQRLVDTPDEDEKCGATAAVVSLSRNSGFIHKEVDGKMSQPPSTFNNQQHESPCHVQENTRSPASNIVETNSSLDGHLTAYLEVNYGTKDLLPEKACGSYPFVDPLMQDVSGNNTSHQEVCGTPVQEKDVSPFEAQLASGTGDGIVADGLHNGSEAEAVVDGHLNRTTEIKGASLKDLMIDTAQQCREGEVHECGEEHLGKDGSSYGRKEEARLEEEVLLLGEEQRELGDKQKKLERNAESVSSEMFAECQELLQMFGLPFIIAPMEAEAQCAFMELVNLVDGVVTDDSDAFLFGARNVCKNIFDDRKYVETYFMKDIENELGLNREKLIHMALLLGSDYTEGVSGIGIVNAIEVVNAFPEEDGLHRFREWIESPDPSILGKFDLQAGSSSKQIQSQVGETDMNCSDAKLSGVAARDADVSGSVDDTQKLKQIFMNKHRNVSKNWHIPSSFPSDAVISAYSSPQVDKSTEPFSWGKPDHFVLRKLCWEKFGWSTQKADELLLPVLKEYNKRETQLRLEAFYTFNERFANIRSKRIKKAVRGITGKKSLDLMDESVQDGLRSKKKRRNNQDVAAGDKLEEASSGQEYADVGNEAKTTEKVNETELRNIGSLGRPLHPGGGSRNRLPSEENFQGRSRGVTVRKRGKARGRGGASDHPINKGGIKSHSSEYSSSSPDDEIYSDSAQDVQVNFGEQNQVRRSRRPRKEVNYSEFNLKSDDPDSGDESSREGSGARKVSSADMLEDLTAAVPSKINESENLDQELSWEFLEKGDGYGVGKAKEDMGTDQLNSSPSNDIVSDTELSKEYLSVGGGFCLDEDTTDGDLQGSSKCPGKVTTFESDPSKCSGLGEDEISKSPTRAVNPVQAGRLGNLDTSYTTTTKNPDESANRDRSEVASIQEIISDDDYDKDSSRYFRAMPNLRRKRRKT, translated from the exons ATGCATGGAAAAATTGATCCTGCTATCTTAGCTGCCTTACCTCCATCCATGCAACTTGATCTTCTCGTTCAG ATGAGAGAGAGATTGATGGCTGAGAATAGACAAAAGTATCAAAGGGTTAAGAAG GCCCCTTCTAGATTTTCGGAATTACAGATACAAGCTTATCTTAAAACAGTTGCTTTCCGGCGTGAGATAGATGAAGTGCAGAAATCTGCTGCAGGAAGGGGAGTAGGTGGGGTACAGACTTCAAGAATTGCTTCTGAAgcaaatcgagaatttattttCTCAACAAATTTCAGTGGGAACAAACA GGTCCTTACATCTACTGGAGAAGGGAGCAAGAAAAGTGAACAAAGTCAAACAGCACCAGTGAACCCTTCCACAAGTGCTGTCAATGATGTTGCATCAAAAACAAAACACACTGCTGTGGCTGGATCTACTGTTGATGAACCTCAAAGGAATTTTGAGAATGATGTCGAGACATATCTGGATGAGAGGGGTCGGGTTCGAGTGAGTAGAGTTAGAGCTATGGGTATTCGTATGACTCGAGATTTGCAAAGAAATTTGGATTTGATGAAAGAGATTGATGGAGAGAGTGTGTGCATGACTAAAAGTGCAATAGAAGAATCTACCAATTGTAGCAGTGTAGTTGATATACCAGACAATTTTTCTAAGCGGATCCCAAATTTAGCAACCTGTTATCAGGATTCAAATGGAATGACTTGTGTTGATGAGAACAATGAAGAAAGCATATTGAATGCTGGAACTTCCATGGAGATATCTTTTGACGATAATGGTCAGCATGAACTGGGTGGTGAGGATGATGATCTATTTGCTCATTTAGTTGCAGGAGATCCAGTAATGGAATTTTCTATTAATGATTCTCTCTCAAAGAAACAATCTTTGGATTCTACTTCAGAACCTGAGTGGGAGGATGGAGATATTGAAGTTGAAGCTGGTACTTCAAACAATAAACTGAAATGTAAGCCACTCCTGCCAGATGGTATGCGTGATGAGAATGATTTGGGATGTGAGGATGGTTCTCTTGGTATCCAAGAAGAGGCCTCCTTTTCTGGTGAATACTTGGACATTGTTTCTAAAGGTGCTTTGGAAGAAGAAGCTGATCTAAAGGAAGCAATAAGGAGGAGTCTTCAGGACCTGGATGATCAAAGGCTTGTTGATACACCTGATGAGGATGAAAAGTGTGGAGCAACGGCAGCAGTGGTTAGTTTGAGCAGGAATTCTGGGTTTATTCATAAAGAAGTGGATGGAAAAATGTCACAACCTCCCTCCACATTTAATAATCAACAGCATGAGTCCCCTTGTCATGTTCAAGAGAACACCAGAAGTCCTGCTAGTAACATTGTGGAGACCAATAGTTCTTTGGACGGCCACTTGACTGCATATTTAGAAGTTAATTATGGTACGAAGGATCTTTTGCCTGAAAAAGCATGTGGAAGCTACCCATTCGTAGACCCACTAATGCAAGATGTGAGTGGAAATAATACTTCGCACCAAGAAGTATGTGGCACCCCTGTACAAGAAAAGGATGTTTCGCCATTTGAAGCGCAGCTTGCTTCTGGCACTGGGGATGGAATTGTTGCAG ATGGTTTACATAATGGGTCTGAGGCTGAGGCAGTAGTAGATGGCCATTTGAATAGGACAACTGAAATAAAAGGAGCCTCTTTGAAAGATTTAATGATTGACACTGCTCAACAATGCAGAGAGGGAGAAGTTCATGAATGTGGAGAAGAACATTTGGGTAAAGATGGTTCATCATATGGCAGAAAGGAAGAAGCTAGATTGGAGGAGGAAGTGCTACTTTTAGGTGAGGAGCAGAGAGAACTTGGAGATAAGCAGAAAAAGCTTGAGCGAAATGCTGAATCAGTAAGCAGTGAAATGTTTGCTGAATGCCAG GAGTTACTTCAAATGTTTGGCTTACCTTTTATTATTGCACCCATGGAAGCTGAAGCTCAATGTGCATTCATGGAACTTGTAAACCTTGTTGATGGTGTAGTTACTGATGATTCCGATGCATTCTTGTTTGGCGCACGAAATGTCTGCAAGAACATTTTTGATGATCGCAAGTATGTTGAGACATATTTTATGAAG GACATAGAGAATGAGCTTGGCTTAAATCGGGAAAAGTTAATTCATATGGCACTGCTGCTTGGAAGTGACTACACTGAAGGTGTAAG TGGAATTGGCATTGTAAATGCTATCGAGGTTGTAAATGCTTTCCCTGAAGAGGATGGCCTCCATAGATTTCGTGAGTGGATTGAATCACCAGATCCATCCATTTTGGGAAAGTTTGATTTGCAAGCAGGGAGTAGCTCAAAGCAGATACAATCACAAGTTGGTGAGACTGATATGAATTGCTCAGATGCCAAGTTAAGTGGAGTTGCTGCACGTGATGCAGATGTTTCTGGGTCTGTTGATGACACCCAAAAGTTGAAGCAGATTTTTATGAATAAGCAT AGAAATGTGAGCAAAAACTGGCACATTCCTTCTTCTTTCCCGAGTGATGCTGTTATTTCAGCATATTCATCTCCACAAGTAGATAAGTCAACCGAGCCTTTCTCGTGGGGGAAGCCAGATCATTTTGTTCTCCGCAA ATTGTGTTGGGAGAAATTTGGATGGAGCACCCAAAAGGCAGATGAACTATTGCTTCCTGTATTGAAGGAGTACAATAAACGTGAG ACTCAACTGCGGTTGGAAGCATTTTACACATTCAATGAAAGATTTGCAAATATTCGGAGTAAGAGGATCAAAAAAGCTGTCAGAGGTATAACAGGGAAGAAATCCTTGGACTTGATGGATGAGTCTGTGCAAGATGGCCTGAgaagtaaaaagaaaagaagaaacaaccAAGATGTTGCGGCTGGGGACAAACTAGAAGAAGCTTCCAGTGGACAAGAATATGCAGATGTTGGGAATGAGGCCAAGACTACagaaaaagtaaatgaaacgGAGTTGAGAAATATAGGATCCCTGGGACGACCTTTACACCCTGGTGGTGGGAGTAGGAACAGATTACCCAGTGAGGAAAACTTTCAAGGTCGAAGTAGAGGAGTTACTGTTAGGAAAAGAGGTAAAGCTAGAGGTAGAGGTGGAGCAAGTGATCATCCTATTAACAAAGGAGGAATTAAATCTCATTCTTCAGAATATTCTTCATCTAGCCCTGATGATGAAATCTATAGCGACAGTGCGCAAGATGTCCAAGTTAATTTTGGAGAGCAAAACCAAGTACGAAGA TCGAGAAGGCCTCGGAAGGAAGTGAACTACTCTGAGTTTAACTTGAAATCTGATGATCCCGATTCGGGTGATGAAAGCTCCAGGGAGGGTAGTGGAGCAAGGAAAGTGTCGTCTGCAGACATGCTCGAGGATCTTACAGCAGCTGTTCCAAGCAAAATTAACGAGAGTGAAAATCTTGATCAAGAACTGTCCTGGGAATTTCTCGAAAAGGGTGATGGATATGGTGTTGGCAAAGCTAAAGAAGATATGGGGACAGATCAACTAAACTCCAGTCCTTCCAATGATATCGTTTCCGATACCGAGTTATCCAAAGAATACCTGTCAGTGGGAGGTGGATTTTGCTTGGACGAAGATACTACTGATGGGGACTTGCAGGGGTCATCTAAGTGCCCGGGGAAAGTGACGACATTTGAATCTGATCCATCCAAGTGCTCGGGATTGGGGGAAGATGAGATCAGTAAGAGCCCCACCAGAGCAGTGAACCCTGTTCAGGCGGGGAGACTGGGGAACCTGGATACTTCGTATACCACCACCACCAAGAATCCAGATGAGAGTGCAAATAGGGATAGGTCGGAGGTAGCAAGCATTCAGGAAATTATCAGCGACGATGATTATGATAAGGATTCTTCAAGATATTTCCGTGCAATGCCAAATTTaaggagaaaaagaaggaaaacttgA